A genomic window from Erwinia sp. SLM-02 includes:
- the typA gene encoding ribosome-dependent GTPase TypA, protein MIENLRNIAIIAHVDHGKTTLVDKLLQQSGTFDARTEATERVMDSNDLEKERGITILAKNTAIKWNDYRINIVDTPGHADFGGEVERVMSMVDSVLLVVDAMDGPMPQTRFVTKKAFANGLKPIVVINKVDRPGARPDWVVDQVFDLFVNLDATDEQLDFPIIYASALNGIAGLDHSDMAEDMTPLYEAIVKHVSPPQVELEAPLQMQISQLDYNNYLGVIGIGRIKRGKVRPNQQITVIDSEGKTRNAKVGKVLTHMGLERIEATEAEAGDIIAITGLGELNISDTICDPQNVEALPALSVDEPTVTMFFCVNTSPFCGKEGKYVTSRQILDRLNKELVHNVALRVEETPDADAFRVSGRGELHLSVLIENMRREGFELAVSRPKVIFREFEGRKQEPFENVTLDIEEQHQGSVMQAMGERKGDMKNMDPDGKGRVRLDYEIPSRGLIGFRNEFMTMTSGTGLLYSTFSHYDDIRPGEVGQRQNGVLISNGQGKAVAFALFSLQDRGKLFLGHGAEVYEGQIIGIHSRSNDLTVNCLTGKKLTNMRASGTDEATTLVPPQKMTLEQALEFIDDDELVEVTPQSVRIRKRHLTENDRKRANRGPKES, encoded by the coding sequence GTGATCGAAAATTTGCGTAACATCGCCATTATTGCCCACGTTGACCATGGTAAAACTACCCTGGTTGATAAGTTGCTGCAGCAGTCCGGGACCTTCGATGCCCGTACCGAAGCAACTGAACGCGTAATGGACTCCAACGATTTGGAGAAAGAGCGTGGGATTACCATCCTCGCAAAAAACACCGCCATTAAATGGAACGACTACCGCATCAACATCGTGGATACCCCAGGACACGCCGACTTCGGCGGTGAGGTTGAGCGTGTGATGTCAATGGTTGACTCGGTGCTGCTGGTTGTGGATGCAATGGATGGCCCTATGCCGCAAACCCGCTTCGTGACCAAGAAAGCGTTTGCTAATGGTCTGAAGCCGATTGTAGTTATCAACAAAGTTGACCGTCCTGGTGCGCGTCCTGACTGGGTTGTGGATCAGGTGTTTGACCTGTTCGTAAACCTGGACGCAACCGACGAGCAGCTGGACTTCCCGATTATCTACGCTTCGGCGTTGAACGGTATTGCGGGTCTGGATCACAGCGATATGGCGGAAGATATGACTCCGCTGTACGAAGCGATCGTGAAACACGTATCTCCACCACAGGTTGAGCTGGAAGCGCCACTGCAGATGCAAATCTCGCAGCTGGACTACAACAACTACCTGGGTGTAATCGGTATTGGTCGTATCAAGCGTGGTAAGGTTCGCCCTAACCAGCAGATCACTGTGATCGATAGCGAAGGTAAAACTCGCAACGCGAAAGTCGGTAAAGTTCTGACCCACATGGGCCTGGAGCGTATCGAAGCGACTGAAGCGGAAGCGGGCGACATCATCGCCATCACCGGTCTGGGTGAGCTGAACATCTCTGACACCATCTGCGATCCGCAGAACGTGGAAGCGCTGCCGGCCCTGAGCGTTGATGAACCAACCGTAACCATGTTCTTCTGCGTTAACACCTCTCCGTTCTGCGGTAAAGAAGGTAAGTATGTGACTTCTCGTCAGATCCTTGACCGTCTGAACAAAGAGCTGGTGCATAACGTGGCGCTGCGCGTTGAAGAAACGCCGGACGCCGATGCGTTCCGTGTTTCTGGTCGTGGTGAGCTGCACCTGTCAGTTCTGATCGAAAACATGCGTCGTGAAGGTTTCGAACTGGCGGTATCCCGTCCGAAAGTAATCTTCCGTGAATTCGAAGGCCGTAAGCAAGAGCCATTCGAAAACGTGACCCTCGACATCGAAGAGCAGCACCAGGGCTCCGTGATGCAGGCGATGGGTGAGCGTAAAGGCGACATGAAAAACATGGATCCGGATGGTAAAGGCCGCGTGCGTCTTGACTACGAGATCCCAAGCCGTGGTCTGATCGGTTTCCGTAACGAATTCATGACCATGACTTCCGGTACCGGCCTGCTGTACTCCACCTTCAGCCATTACGACGACATTCGTCCGGGCGAAGTGGGCCAGCGCCAGAACGGCGTACTGATCTCTAACGGCCAGGGTAAAGCGGTAGCCTTCGCCCTGTTCAGCCTGCAGGATCGCGGTAAGCTGTTCCTGGGTCACGGTGCAGAAGTGTATGAAGGCCAGATCATCGGTATTCACTCACGTTCTAACGATCTGACCGTGAACTGCCTGACCGGTAAAAAACTGACTAACATGCGTGCTTCCGGTACTGACGAAGCCACCACTCTGGTTCCACCACAGAAAATGACTCTGGAGCAGGCTCTGGAATTCATCGATGATGACGAACTGGTAGAAGTGACTCCGCAGTCGGTACGTATTCGTAAACGTCACCTGACTGAGAACGATCGCAAACGCGCAAACCGCGGACCGAAAGAGTCTTAA
- the yihX gene encoding glucose-1-phosphatase has product MLYIFDLGNVIVDIDFRRVLGAWSDLGRVPLATLQSRFHMGEPFFQHERGEISDEQFAAKMCEQLDIALGFEQFAAGWQAVFVGVRPEVIAIMHRLREQGDRVVILSNTNRLHCEFWPTEYPEVRNAADKIYLSQEMGLRKPDPEIFQRLLNEEEASAQDAIFLDDNLENVEAARALGIHSVHVTDASVVPAFFADRK; this is encoded by the coding sequence ATGCTGTATATCTTTGATCTGGGTAACGTCATTGTAGATATTGATTTCAGGCGGGTTTTGGGTGCCTGGAGCGATCTCGGCCGCGTACCGCTGGCCACGCTGCAAAGCCGCTTTCATATGGGCGAGCCTTTTTTCCAGCACGAACGCGGTGAAATCAGCGACGAGCAGTTTGCGGCAAAAATGTGTGAGCAGCTGGATATTGCCCTCGGATTTGAGCAGTTCGCTGCCGGCTGGCAGGCCGTATTTGTCGGCGTACGCCCGGAAGTGATAGCCATCATGCACAGACTGCGGGAGCAGGGCGATCGCGTTGTCATCTTGTCTAACACCAACCGGCTGCACTGTGAATTCTGGCCGACCGAATATCCTGAAGTCAGAAACGCCGCTGATAAAATTTACCTTTCTCAGGAAATGGGACTGCGTAAGCCGGACCCTGAAATTTTCCAGCGCCTGCTGAACGAAGAAGAAGCCTCCGCCCAGGATGCGATTTTCCTTGATGATAATCTTGAAAACGTTGAGGCCGCGCGCGCATTGGGCATTCACAGTGTGCATGTGACCGATGCCAGCGTGGTGCCGGCCTTCTTTGCTGACCGTAAATAG
- a CDS encoding virulence factor BrkB family protein: protein MRLLNHARHRLHAFWQYLKLLWRRTDEDGMTMLAGHLAYVSLLSLVPLVAVVFSLFAAFPMFSEVSTQIKDFVFSNFVPAAGTTIQNYLEQFVANVNKMTTVGVGGLIVTALLLMYSIDSALNTIWRSKRTRPLIYSFAIYWMILTLGPLLVGASLAISSYLLSLHWATVSGVSWAIDVMLRVFPLLLSCLSFWLLYSIVPTTEVAGRDALVGALIAGVLFELGKKCFALYVTMFPSYQLIYGVLAVIPIIFLWVYWTWCIVLLGAEITASLGDYRQLKQEEQEKENEEL, encoded by the coding sequence GTGCGCTTGCTTAACCACGCCCGGCACCGCCTGCATGCTTTTTGGCAGTATTTAAAACTGCTGTGGCGGCGTACGGATGAAGACGGTATGACCATGCTGGCAGGTCATCTCGCCTATGTGTCACTGCTGTCTCTGGTTCCGCTGGTGGCGGTCGTATTTTCACTGTTTGCTGCGTTTCCGATGTTTTCAGAGGTCAGTACGCAGATTAAGGATTTCGTCTTTAGCAACTTTGTTCCTGCTGCGGGGACAACCATCCAGAACTACCTTGAACAGTTCGTGGCTAATGTTAATAAAATGACGACGGTCGGCGTGGGTGGGCTAATCGTGACCGCGCTGCTGCTGATGTATTCCATTGATTCTGCGCTAAATACCATCTGGCGAAGTAAAAGGACGCGGCCGCTGATCTATTCCTTTGCTATCTACTGGATGATCCTGACTCTGGGGCCGCTGCTGGTGGGAGCAAGCCTGGCGATAAGCTCTTATTTGCTCTCCCTCCACTGGGCGACAGTCAGTGGTGTTTCCTGGGCGATAGACGTCATGCTGCGGGTTTTCCCCCTGCTGCTTTCCTGTCTTTCATTCTGGTTACTCTACAGCATCGTGCCCACCACTGAAGTTGCAGGACGCGATGCGCTTGTCGGGGCACTGATTGCGGGCGTACTGTTTGAGCTGGGTAAAAAGTGTTTTGCCCTCTATGTTACGATGTTCCCCTCGTACCAGTTGATTTATGGGGTCCTGGCCGTGATACCCATTATTTTCCTGTGGGTTTACTGGACCTGGTGTATCGTACTGTTAGGCGCAGAAATCACGGCTTCGCTGGGTGACTACCGTCAGCTGAAACAAGAAGAACAAGAAAAAGAGAACGAGGAACTATGA
- the dtd gene encoding D-aminoacyl-tRNA deacylase, with protein MIALIQRVLAASVAVSGETIGEIGPGLLVLLGVEKGDTPESARKLSSKVLGYRIFGDENDKMNLNVQQAKGSVLVVSQFTLAADTQKGLRPSFSGGAEPAEAEKLYEYFTSCCREQGITTETGKFAADMQVSLVNDGPVTFWLQV; from the coding sequence ATGATTGCCTTAATTCAACGGGTGCTTGCTGCCAGCGTCGCGGTATCAGGCGAAACCATCGGGGAAATCGGACCAGGGCTGCTTGTACTGCTTGGTGTGGAAAAAGGGGACACTCCTGAGAGTGCGCGTAAGTTGTCCAGTAAAGTGCTCGGCTACCGTATTTTCGGCGACGAGAACGATAAAATGAACCTGAACGTGCAGCAGGCAAAGGGCAGCGTACTGGTGGTTTCACAGTTTACGCTGGCGGCCGATACGCAAAAGGGTCTGCGCCCCAGCTTTTCAGGGGGTGCCGAGCCAGCGGAGGCTGAAAAACTTTATGAGTATTTCACCTCCTGCTGCCGTGAACAGGGGATAACGACGGAAACCGGGAAATTCGCCGCTGATATGCAGGTGTCTCTGGTGAATGATGGTCCGGTAACCTTCTGGTTGCAGGTTTGA
- the fabY gene encoding fatty acid biosynthesis protein FabY codes for MYHLRVPETAEELDTYYQFRWEMLRKPLHQPMGSERDAWDALAHHQMVVDEQGQPVAVGRLYINADNEAAIRFLAVHPSVQGKGLGTLVAMTLESVARQEGVKRVVCSAREDAVDFFSKLGYLNQGEITAPQTTPVRHFLMIKPVVTLDDILHRADWCGQLQQAWYEHIPLSEKMGVRILQYTGQKFITTMPETGNQNPHHTLFAGSLFSLATLTGWGLIWLLLRERHLGGTIILADAHIRYSKPISGKPGAIADLGSLSGDLDRLARGRKARVQLEVELFGNDESGAVFEGVYIVLPADPEGPLESGGSGQSLY; via the coding sequence ATGTATCACCTCCGGGTGCCAGAAACCGCTGAAGAGTTAGATACCTACTATCAGTTCCGCTGGGAGATGCTGCGTAAACCGCTGCATCAGCCAATGGGATCGGAGCGCGACGCCTGGGATGCCCTGGCGCATCACCAGATGGTGGTAGATGAGCAGGGGCAGCCGGTTGCCGTCGGCAGGCTGTACATCAATGCGGATAACGAAGCGGCGATTCGCTTTCTTGCGGTCCACCCTTCTGTGCAGGGAAAGGGACTGGGAACGCTGGTGGCAATGACGCTGGAATCCGTTGCCAGGCAGGAAGGCGTTAAGCGGGTGGTGTGTAGCGCCCGTGAAGATGCCGTCGATTTCTTCTCCAAGCTTGGCTATCTCAATCAAGGCGAGATCACCGCGCCGCAAACCACGCCGGTGCGCCACTTTTTAATGATTAAACCGGTCGTCACGCTCGACGATATTCTGCACCGCGCAGACTGGTGCGGCCAGCTGCAGCAGGCGTGGTATGAACATATCCCTCTGAGCGAAAAGATGGGCGTGCGCATCCTGCAGTATACCGGGCAGAAATTTATCACCACCATGCCTGAGACCGGTAATCAGAACCCTCATCATACGTTGTTTGCCGGCAGTCTGTTCTCTCTCGCCACGCTGACCGGTTGGGGGCTCATCTGGCTGCTGCTGCGTGAGCGTCATCTGGGAGGGACTATCATCCTGGCTGATGCCCATATTCGCTATAGCAAACCCATCAGCGGCAAACCCGGCGCGATTGCTGATTTGGGATCGCTCAGCGGTGATTTGGATCGCCTTGCCCGCGGCCGTAAAGCGCGAGTGCAGCTGGAAGTTGAGCTGTTTGGTAATGATGAATCGGGCGCGGTATTTGAGGGTGTCTACATCGTTTTACCTGCCGATCCGGAGGGACCGCTGGAATCAGGAGGTTCAGGGCAGTCGTTATACTGA
- a CDS encoding fimbrial protein codes for MKLNKILISMGMALACVSTASLAAYSGNPTDGQINFKGSLVNSACGLAATSSPVEVDFAEIPTSALKNGARAGNIKKDIELQDCDLTVAQHATVTYTPNTENTSDSSLAAMLSGTAKGAGIGLTDNGNKDVVWGQASAPVNLNSGKSVIPFMAYVKADGSSAGVTPGDFNSQISFRIDYQ; via the coding sequence ATGAAATTGAACAAAATTCTGATCTCAATGGGCATGGCCTTAGCATGTGTATCCACAGCATCACTTGCAGCTTATTCGGGCAATCCGACAGACGGTCAAATTAACTTTAAAGGATCGCTAGTTAATTCAGCCTGTGGTCTGGCGGCTACCTCCAGCCCGGTTGAAGTCGATTTTGCAGAGATTCCAACTTCTGCGCTGAAGAATGGTGCAAGGGCCGGTAACATTAAGAAAGATATCGAGCTGCAGGATTGCGATCTTACTGTCGCTCAGCACGCTACTGTTACCTATACTCCTAATACTGAAAATACCAGTGATTCCTCATTGGCGGCGATGCTTTCAGGTACAGCAAAAGGTGCAGGTATTGGCTTGACCGATAACGGCAATAAAGATGTTGTATGGGGACAGGCTTCTGCGCCAGTTAATCTGAACAGTGGAAAATCAGTCATTCCATTTATGGCGTATGTGAAGGCAGATGGCTCATCTGCCGGCGTCACCCCGGGTGATTTTAACTCACAAATCAGCTTCCGCATCGATTATCAATAA
- a CDS encoding fimbrial protein, with product MAHLPASPRVILTHKSASASIINNTVVVNAGFFSALTAFIRPATGRGKMSLRKWICFALLYSFITITPAASTPDSTPGEMRLNGEIIEAACEIEFQDREQWIEFGQITAHEILSRSGNNLTHAFHIRLTDCSLQSQIYPGLYYRSAKITFNSDKVREGNELIGITGDAKGFGIRLSDANGKRVRLGVPTSDFPLNDGVNTLNFKATIVPLSSNILSGEFYATVRFFMDYF from the coding sequence ATGGCTCATCTGCCGGCGTCACCCCGGGTGATTTTAACTCACAAATCAGCTTCCGCATCGATTATCAATAATACTGTAGTGGTTAACGCAGGGTTTTTCTCTGCGTTAACCGCCTTTATTCGGCCAGCAACAGGCAGAGGAAAGATGAGTTTGCGCAAATGGATTTGCTTTGCCCTGTTATATAGCTTTATCACCATTACGCCAGCGGCATCTACACCGGACAGTACCCCGGGTGAAATGAGGTTGAATGGCGAAATTATTGAGGCCGCGTGTGAGATAGAATTTCAGGATCGCGAACAATGGATTGAATTTGGTCAGATTACCGCACATGAAATTTTGAGCCGCTCAGGAAACAACCTGACGCACGCTTTCCATATACGCCTGACGGACTGTTCGCTACAGAGCCAAATCTACCCTGGTCTTTACTATCGCAGTGCGAAAATAACCTTCAATAGTGATAAGGTCAGAGAAGGAAATGAACTTATTGGTATTACAGGAGACGCGAAAGGATTCGGTATTCGCCTGAGCGACGCTAATGGAAAAAGAGTGAGGCTGGGGGTACCCACGTCTGATTTTCCGTTAAACGACGGCGTTAACACGCTTAACTTTAAGGCCACTATAGTGCCTTTAAGCAGTAATATTCTGTCGGGTGAGTTTTACGCCACTGTTAGATTCTTTATGGATTATTTTTAA
- a CDS encoding fimbria/pilus outer membrane usher protein, whose amino-acid sequence MLFFINSRYKLSIANLILCLIVHSSMAIGDSVEFSVDALEASDRGNVDLSRFAEKNYVAPARYLLDIKINGRFYKQDKVTYIVSPDDKNKTLACLTPNMVEALALKEKALKLVRKIDDNCLDITTIPSANIANQDGALDITIPQAWMKYSDPDWVPPERWDNGVPGLLLDYSISGQTTRRVKNGSGSTTSFSAYGQTGVNLGAWRLRAQYQGDYSGSEHEHNFEFNQIYAYRPLPMQAAKITLGEIYSNSKVFDTVRFTGINLASDERMLPPNLQGYAPQVRGIAKSNAKVTVSQSGRTIYETTVPAGPFNIQDLNSSVRGELDVKVEEQDGSVTTFKVNTANIPYLTRPGYIRYNTSVGRPSQYDHKIQGPAFYTGDFSWGLNNSWSVYGGVLLSGSHYNAWSTGIGRDLDVLGAVSADVTQSISKLPGENSQTGMSFKLSYAKTFDEYNSTITFAGYRFSQKKYRTQSQYLDDRYSDYENWGRDKEMYTITGNKTFWADDPDKMTTVFLTYTHQNYWDKESQDRYGLSASRTFSIAGMRGITTNLSLFRSSYQGRKDDSLSFSISMPIGDSRWAGYDLQMQGRRNTQMASYSDNTDYNNLWRVRAGADQGGKASVDGYYQHRAAMAQLDTNISYQQDNYISVGGTARGGITATRYGAAIHNSSATQDTARIMVDTGSVTGIPLNNKQTRTNLFGIGVVPDVASYNSFDTRIDVDALGEDVEVSHAIATATFTEGAIGYEKFSMAQGERIMAQLRLHNGESPPFGAEVLNDDGVSVAMIMDGGIAYLSGIKPGEKLSAVWEGKKQCTLHIPEKLTQKQAQILLPCQ is encoded by the coding sequence ATGTTATTTTTTATTAACAGCAGATACAAATTATCCATAGCGAATCTGATATTGTGCTTAATTGTTCACTCTTCCATGGCAATCGGTGATTCAGTTGAATTCAGCGTGGATGCGCTGGAAGCATCCGATCGTGGAAACGTTGACCTTTCCCGTTTTGCCGAGAAAAACTACGTTGCACCCGCAAGGTATCTCCTGGATATAAAGATTAACGGTCGATTTTATAAACAGGATAAAGTGACCTACATTGTCTCTCCTGATGATAAAAACAAAACCCTCGCGTGCCTGACACCGAATATGGTTGAAGCGCTGGCTCTGAAAGAGAAGGCGTTAAAACTGGTGAGAAAAATAGATGATAATTGTTTAGATATTACAACCATACCCAGTGCAAACATTGCTAACCAGGACGGTGCGCTGGATATCACTATTCCACAGGCATGGATGAAATATTCCGATCCTGACTGGGTGCCGCCAGAGCGCTGGGATAACGGTGTACCTGGTCTGCTGCTGGATTACAGTATCAGCGGGCAAACTACCCGCCGCGTAAAGAATGGATCGGGTTCAACCACCAGCTTCTCTGCTTACGGTCAGACGGGGGTGAATCTTGGTGCGTGGCGCCTGCGTGCGCAGTATCAGGGCGATTATTCCGGCAGTGAGCATGAGCATAATTTCGAATTTAACCAGATTTATGCTTACCGCCCTCTGCCCATGCAGGCGGCAAAAATAACCCTTGGGGAAATTTATTCTAATTCAAAAGTGTTTGATACCGTGCGCTTTACCGGCATCAATCTTGCCAGCGATGAACGTATGCTGCCTCCGAACCTGCAGGGCTATGCTCCACAGGTTCGTGGTATTGCCAAAAGTAATGCAAAGGTGACGGTCAGCCAGAGCGGGCGCACTATTTATGAAACAACGGTCCCCGCCGGGCCATTTAATATCCAGGATTTGAACTCTTCCGTCCGGGGTGAACTGGATGTCAAGGTTGAAGAACAGGATGGTTCTGTAACAACATTCAAAGTTAATACGGCAAATATCCCGTACCTGACGCGCCCCGGTTACATACGGTATAACACCTCTGTTGGCCGTCCTTCACAGTATGACCATAAAATTCAGGGCCCTGCTTTTTATACCGGCGATTTCTCATGGGGATTAAATAATTCATGGTCGGTATACGGAGGGGTCTTACTCTCCGGGAGCCATTATAACGCCTGGTCAACGGGTATTGGGCGCGATCTCGATGTTCTTGGCGCCGTTTCCGCCGATGTCACACAGTCGATCAGCAAATTACCGGGTGAGAATTCACAAACCGGTATGTCATTTAAGCTTAGCTACGCGAAAACCTTCGATGAATACAACAGTACGATTACGTTTGCAGGGTATCGATTCTCGCAGAAAAAATACAGAACCCAGTCCCAGTACCTGGACGATCGCTACAGCGATTATGAAAACTGGGGTCGTGATAAAGAGATGTATACCATCACGGGTAATAAAACATTCTGGGCTGACGATCCGGATAAGATGACCACGGTCTTTCTGACCTATACCCATCAGAATTACTGGGATAAAGAGAGCCAGGATCGCTACGGTCTGTCTGCATCCCGGACATTCAGCATCGCCGGAATGCGCGGCATCACGACTAACCTGTCGCTATTCCGTTCGAGCTACCAGGGGCGCAAGGATGACAGCCTGTCCTTTTCGATTTCTATGCCGATCGGTGACAGTCGTTGGGCGGGATACGACCTGCAGATGCAGGGACGAAGAAATACGCAGATGGCTTCCTATAGCGATAACACTGACTACAACAACTTATGGCGTGTTCGGGCGGGTGCCGATCAGGGTGGTAAAGCCAGCGTAGATGGCTATTACCAGCATCGTGCGGCAATGGCACAGCTTGATACGAATATTAGCTACCAGCAGGATAATTATATCTCTGTAGGGGGAACGGCTCGCGGCGGTATCACTGCGACCCGCTATGGCGCAGCGATACATAATAGTTCGGCGACGCAGGATACGGCACGCATCATGGTAGACACCGGTAGCGTGACGGGCATTCCCCTTAACAATAAGCAGACACGAACAAACCTGTTCGGGATTGGTGTCGTGCCTGACGTTGCGAGTTACAACAGCTTTGACACCCGCATAGATGTTGATGCGCTGGGAGAGGATGTTGAAGTTTCGCATGCCATTGCAACAGCAACCTTTACCGAAGGCGCTATTGGCTATGAGAAATTCTCCATGGCCCAGGGGGAAAGGATAATGGCGCAGTTACGTTTGCACAATGGCGAATCACCGCCGTTTGGTGCTGAGGTGCTGAATGATGATGGTGTTAGCGTCGCGATGATCATGGACGGCGGTATTGCTTACTTATCTGGTATTAAACCGGGAGAGAAACTCTCCGCCGTCTGGGAAGGAAAGAAACAATGCACGCTTCATATCCCGGAAAAGCTGACGCAAAAGCAGGCGCAAATTTTATTACCATGCCAATAG
- a CDS encoding fimbrial biogenesis chaperone → MAGLFVSMGPAHAGISLDRTRMILTGKSISTSANLTNTSPDVPFLAQSWIEDDKGNKITSPLLVLPALQRIDGGQKGVVRVTKTNGIDALPQDRESIFYLNVREIPPKPKKANVLQLSMQSRIKLFYRPTAIIPDKKSEVWQSKLAFKKEGNKFVADNPTPYFITVIGLARGAFTKGGERITTFPGIMVPPKSTLDIPVTNVNVNEFSMMYVNDYGGHPEIRYRCEGTICHSLPDDQVKK, encoded by the coding sequence ATGGCAGGCTTGTTTGTGAGCATGGGGCCGGCTCATGCCGGTATTTCTCTGGATCGTACCAGGATGATCCTCACAGGGAAAAGTATTTCTACCAGTGCGAACCTGACAAATACCAGCCCTGACGTTCCCTTTCTGGCACAATCATGGATTGAAGATGACAAGGGAAATAAAATTACCTCACCGCTTTTGGTATTGCCTGCCCTGCAGCGCATTGATGGTGGGCAGAAAGGTGTGGTCAGAGTGACTAAAACCAATGGCATTGATGCGCTTCCTCAGGATCGCGAATCTATTTTTTATCTCAACGTCAGGGAAATACCACCAAAGCCTAAAAAAGCCAACGTGCTACAGTTATCGATGCAGTCGAGGATAAAGTTGTTTTATCGACCGACGGCAATCATCCCGGATAAGAAAAGCGAAGTTTGGCAAAGTAAATTAGCCTTTAAGAAAGAAGGGAATAAGTTTGTTGCGGATAATCCCACGCCGTATTTTATTACCGTAATTGGACTGGCCAGAGGAGCCTTTACCAAAGGAGGTGAGCGTATTACAACATTTCCTGGCATCATGGTGCCGCCTAAGTCGACATTAGATATTCCTGTCACAAATGTTAATGTGAATGAGTTTTCTATGATGTATGTAAATGACTATGGGGGACATCCTGAAATACGATACCGCTGTGAGGGGACCATTTGCCATTCGCTGCCTGATGACCAGGTAAAAAAATAG
- a CDS encoding fimbrial protein: MITRALIFSAIMFSSGVYATYSPVHRDLHDVEGENGVVHFHGSVLTSACILASDSQEQDIDMGEVSARLFHQAGDRSQRVIFAIRMKDCLAGAHGFVDDVPGQMTGTNVRTYISDERVISLTFAGEPDVANPDLLMVRGGVRGLGLRLMDSKGNVLPLNQTQRPYLLTPGDNTLSFMASLESTQRYVGAGSYYGMVRLMMEYL, encoded by the coding sequence ATGATTACCCGAGCGCTAATATTTTCAGCAATCATGTTCAGCAGCGGCGTCTACGCCACCTACTCCCCCGTGCATCGGGATTTACATGACGTTGAGGGTGAAAATGGTGTGGTTCATTTTCATGGATCCGTTTTGACTTCTGCCTGCATCCTGGCCAGCGACTCTCAGGAACAGGATATCGATATGGGAGAGGTCAGTGCCCGGTTATTTCACCAGGCCGGGGATCGTTCTCAGCGGGTGATTTTTGCGATCAGAATGAAGGATTGTCTGGCTGGTGCACACGGATTCGTTGACGATGTTCCCGGCCAGATGACCGGAACAAATGTCCGAACCTATATCTCCGATGAACGGGTTATTTCGCTCACTTTTGCTGGCGAACCTGACGTGGCTAACCCCGATTTGCTGATGGTCAGAGGAGGGGTACGCGGTCTTGGGCTTCGCCTTATGGACAGCAAAGGCAATGTCCTTCCTCTGAATCAGACCCAGCGGCCTTACCTGTTGACACCGGGAGACAATACGCTGTCATTTATGGCATCTCTGGAGTCAACGCAGAGATATGTCGGTGCAGGAAGTTACTATGGAATGGTTCGTCTGATGATGGAGTATTTATGA